One part of the Kwoniella dendrophila CBS 6074 chromosome 5, complete sequence genome encodes these proteins:
- a CDS encoding inosine triphosphate pyrophosphatase, with amino-acid sequence MTSFVFVTGNANKLKEVQAILAAGGSGVSVTSQSVEVPEVQGTTQEVAIAKVKAAADKLGTACVTEDTALCFEALNGLPGPYIKDFLGNLGHEGLNKMLKGFSNTKATALCTFAYSAGPGQEPILFEGKTEGNIVEARGPKNFGWDPIFQPIENSGDKTYAEMTSEDKNKISHRYRALEKLRVYLTEKAEKEQS; translated from the exons ATGACTTCATTCG TATTCGTTACTGGAAACGCTAATAAACTCAAAGAAGTTCAAGCTATCTTAGCTGCCGGTGGAAGTGGTGTTTCAGTTACTTCACAATCTGTTGAAG TACCCGAAGTTCAAGGTACAACCCAAGAAGTAGCTATTGCAAAAGTCAAAGCTGCTGCCGACAAG CTTGGTACAGCATGTGTAACGGAGGATACAGCATTATGTTTTGAAGCTTTAAATGGTTTACCTGGACCTTATATCAAAGattttttaggtaatttaggacatgaag GACTAAATAAAATGTTGAAAGGATTTTCAAACACAAAAGCGACTGCATTATGTACATTTGCTTATAGTGCTGGACCAGGTCAAGAGCCAATTttatttgaaggtaaaacagaAGGTAATATAGTTGAAGCAAGGGGACCCAAAAATTTCGGTTGGGATCCAATTTTTCAACCTATTGAAAATTCTGGAGATAAGACATATGCTGAAATGACAAgtgaagataaaaataaaattTCACATAGATATAGAGCTTTAGAGAAACTTAGAGTTTATTTGACTGAGAAGGCTGAGAAGGAACAAAGTTAG